Within the Candidatus Reidiella endopervernicosa genome, the region GATTACGCCGAATACCAAGCTCCATAGCGATATCAGTGGCTGGTCTATCAGACTCATCCATCAGGCGAACCGCTTCTAATTTGAACTCTTTGGTGTAGGTCTTATATGGCTTGCGTTTTCTAGTCATTTGATACTCCTATGGCGACATTGTCGCTTATTAAAAGTACCCGTTAAACTGGGGAGGTTCATCGAGACTGTTTTCGAGAAACTTGATCTTTGACAGTAGGTCATGGGCGATTGAGGGGTGCAATTTCATATGCGTCCACTCCTCCTCGTTGAGCTTGCCGGGCTTGATCAAGATAGCATCCGGTATCCCGATCTTTCCCACGTCGTGGAGCATCGTCCCCCGCTCAATATGCTTGAGTGCCTTCTCATCGGTTATACCTGCGAGCCTTGCAAAGCGGACCGTCATTCTTGTTACCCGTTCAGTATGGTCCTTGGTCTCCTTGTGACGCAAATCCATGACCTGGACCCATCCCTGCATCGTCTGCTCATAACTCTCGACCACTTCATTCTTTGCCTTCGTCAAGGCATCGACAGCTCGATTAATCAAATAGAACAACATCGCGCCAGTCACCGCGATAAACGCCCACCCTTTGATGCTTTGTGCGGCTGTGATCGATTCAGCCGAGCCAAATATGTTACCAATCACCATGTCCGAGAAGTAGATCCATAACGAACCGACGATCACATAGATGGCTACGATTTTGGCTTGTGGTACCAGCTTCATCCTATTTGCTCTCATCAGTTATCAGCCAACACAGAGAATTCCGTCAACACCAGAAGCAAGAGTGCCACTACTCTCTTCGTATTCCCAATGTACCCGAGCATTGTAGTCACCGCAGCATTGATCGGACGAACATCTGAGCTCGGCAGGACTCAGAAATAAGCGGGGTAGTTTCATTCTGACTCCATTCAATTATTTGAGCGATTAGTAAAGAAATTGATGATAGCCAAACCACTGATTGTCAGCACAACCAAGAGTGAAACTGCATTCAAGACAGGCGTTGAACTAAATCGAATCCGTGAATACAAATCGATAGGCAAGGTAGGATCTGAACCGATCAGAAAGATCGTCGTGTTTATATTGGAAAAGCTTAATATAAAGGCAACCACAAAAGCCCCGATGATCGCTGGACGAAGAAAAGGGATTGTTACATACCATATCGCTTCTAGGCGTGTCGCTTTAAGACTCAGTGCTGCTTCTTCCAGCGTACGGTCAAATTTTTTTCAGGCGCGCTGAAACAAGCAACATGACATAGGTCGCGGCAAAGGAGAACTGCCCCAGAACAACCAGCCAGTAACTGGGTCTAAACAACTCAACATCCACACCCAACGCATTCTCAATATGATTTCCAGCAGCTGTCGCGGTCAACAATATAGAGACCCCCAATATAACACCGGGAATCACCAGGGGCGCCAGAGCCAGAAAGTACAGCAAGCCTTTTAATCGGAACTCCTCTTCTTCAAAGAGTAGCGCTGCAATCGTCCCAACAAGAGTGGATAGGACGGCGACGAAAAGCCTGTGCTGAGACTGGTATAAATACTTGTTATCAGCTCCTCATCAGCAAAAATCCCCTGCCTGTCATCAGACGATGAAATAAACCAGTCTAGTGTAAACCCGTTCCAGGGCAGTGAAATAAAGTTGGAATCATTAAATGCCAACACGGAGATGGCAAGCAGGGGCATAACTAAAAACGCAAAGAACAGAAAAACATAAGAACCATAGGCGATTCGGTAGAAAGGCGAGCTAGGAAGCGAACAAATCATGACCCCACCTTCTCTAGTTTTTGGCCAGATAATTTCAGGGCAATCCAGATAATACCGGAAGATAACATGAGCAGTAAGAATCCGAATGCAGCTCCTTCATTCCAGTTGAATGTTGTGAGGAAATTATTATATATCTGTTCTGTAAACCACAACGAACTCTTGCCACCTAACAAGTTAGGCGCAAGGTAATCACCAATAACCAACATAAACACAATGATTGAGCCAGTAACAATTCCCGGCATTGAATAGGGGATGATGATTCTTCGGGGAGTCGCTATTTTTGCGGAAGCATGTTTTGGGCATCCAAGCCCAAGCATGCGGCAAATACTTAACGCGACCGTTTATGCCTACGGCGCCCCGACCGTCTCTGCGTACGTTGCGTAATCACCTCTTCGCGGCTCTACACAACTCCCTCAGTGACTCTACGCCGACATAAAGCCGTTGCTGCATCTTCTCCGTCGTTCGCTCGCGCTCTCAACTACGAATAGGCAGACGGCGTCGACTATCGGGGACTAACCGCCTTCGCTTCGCTATCCATGGCGGTCAGCGTGTGAATATAGCCCATTTAGTCGCGCCTAGATCACAGGCTGCCTCAATCAGTGAGTCATCCAGAGTTTCTAGCGTGGACATAATCGGGATCACCATAAACAGCACGGACATATAAAGCAGACCTACCACCATACTGAAATCGGTATAGAGTAAATTCAGGGGGGTATTGATGACTCCTATCGTCATCAGTAGATGATTAATAACACCATGATCGCCAAGCAGTACCATCCAGCCATAAACCGTCACCAGCTCACCTACCCAAAGGGGAATAAGCAATAGCAACATCAAAAAACTGGCGCTTCGCTTCGACGCGACCTTCGTTAAATAGAACGCAACAGGAAAGGCGACAATGAAGGCCAACAGTGTGACCACGATCGAATAGGTCGCTGTTTTTACAAATGTCAGCCAATAGATTTTTTGAGTGAAGAATTCAATATAATTGTTCCGGGAGTCGCTATTTTGCGAAAGTTTGTTTTGGGCATCCAAGCCCAAGCAAACAGCAAAAACTTCACGCGACCGTTTATGCCTGCGGCGCCCGACGTCCTGCGTTCGTTGCGTAATCACCTCTTCGCGGCTCTACACAACTCCCTCAGTGACTCTACGCCGACATAAAGCCGTTGCTGCATCTTCTCCGTCGTTCGCTCGCGCTCTCAACTACGAATAGGCAGACGGCGTCGACTATCGGGGACTAACCGCCCTCACTTCGCTCTCCATGGCGGTCAGCGATTGAAAACCATGCCACCCATATCATCTTCTATCTGAAATGAACTGATAAGTAGTTCGGCATGAGGGATGACGATCATAAACAGAAGCCAGGTCAAAACTGGGACAATCAGCAAATAAAAGGTGAGATTATGGTTGTTATTATTGAGTTTCATCATGAGCCTACTAAAAACATTTCAGGTCATCATGGTGGATACCAACACTCAACCGGTGCCCCTCTTCTATATCATCAAACTGGGCATTTTGTGGTACCGATATCAAAAGCTCCTCACTACTGCCGTTAACTATCGTGGAAAGCTTGGTATTTGATCCATCAAAAAGAATGGTTTCAATCGTAACGTCAAATCGGACAAGATCACCAAGACCATTAGAGGGGCTGATAATCAATGCCTCGGGACGAATATAGAGCTCTTTAAGGTCAGAATCAGAAGCAGCTGAGCTATTAAGAGCCCATCCGCCCTTGGTCATCATTGAATCACCTGCGGTTGACTGCAGCTCAAAGCGATTCGTATCACCGACAAAACCTGCGACAAATGATGTTTGGGGATTTTTATATAAGTTACGTGGTGTATCGATCTGTTCAAACTGACCATCATGCATGACGGCGACTTTATCACTCATCACTAAAGCCTCCGATTGGTCATGGGTAATATAAACAAACGTTGTGCCTATCTCCTTCTGCAGTAGCTTCAGCTCGACCTTCATATGCTCCCTGAGTTTTCTGTCTAAAGCGCCAAGAGGTTCATCAAGTAGCAATATGGAAGGATTCATCACCAGGGATCGTGCAATAGCCACTCGCTGCCTTTCGCCGCCCGACAGGTCTGTGACTTTTTTATTTTCATAACCCTGCAGACCAACACGCTCTAACATCTCGTTAACTTTTAAATTGATCTCTGCTGTTTTTAGTTTTTGTCTTTTCAACCCAAAAGCGACATTTTCCTGACATTCATCATTGGGAAGAGCGCCAGATTTTGAAATACGATATTGACCGGGCGCTTTTCAGGGGGAACACCCTTCATGGATTGGCCGTGGATTATCACATCACCTTCCGACTCCTGTTGAAAGCCTGCAATAATGCGCAAAAGGGTCGTCTTGCCGCAACCGGATGAACCAAGAATAGAAAAGAAACCACCCTCTTCAACCGAAAAACCAACATCATTAACGGCTGTGAAATCATCAAAATGTTTTGACAGGCCTTTTACTTCTAATATGTTTCCCATTTACAAATCCATGACATTCAACAATAACCCAAAAATGAAGCACTTCATTTGGGATGACCATTCATGTTCAGCCTTTAGTTAGCAGTTTTAATCCTATCTAGCGCCTTTGATTCAATCCTGTCGAAACCCGCAGGAACTGGAGGATGCCATTTGATATTATCGATATCCGCTTCTGAGAAGTACCGTTCAAAATCGGCTTTAATGGAAGCCTCCAAATATTTAGCGGCATCCTTCGATGCCGTACCATACTTTTCACTATTAGTGATAAGCGCTGCATTCTCAGGCTTTGATACGAAGTTAATCCACTTATAAGCTGCACTAACATTCTTTGCCTTTGCCGGAATAGCGAAGGTATCAATCCAACCTAGGGCCCCACTTTCCGGGGAGTCGCTATTTTTGCGAAAGTTTGTTTTGGGCATCCAAGCCCAAGCAAACAGCAAAACTTCACGCGACCGTTTATGCCTGCGGCGCCCCGACGTCCTGCGTTCGTTGCGTAATCACCTCTTCGCGGCTCTACACAACTCCCTCAGTGACTCTACGCCGACATAAAGCCGCTGCTGCATCTTCTCCGTCGTTCGCTCGCGCTCTCAACTACGAATAGGCAGACGGCGTCGACTATCGGGGACTAACCGCCCTCACTTCGCTCTCCATGGCGGTCAGCGAATGAGGGTGGCCATATAGGCCACCCCTCATTTGTTGATCAACTTATAGAACATAGAGAGCGTTTGTTACTTCTCTCAGAGACTTCTAAATACGATTATTTCACCAGCGACGGAAGCAGGTCGGTATGGTGGCCAATCATCTTCCACTGACCATCCTCTTTGCGAAACACATTCGTCGCTCTGATCTTGACCTCCATCGGCTTCCCATCAGCGGTCAGGTTTTTGCCAATCTCGTAGTCGGTTACAACGGCTAGATTAGTTCCGATGGTGATACGCATATCACTTCGCTCTACCGTACCCCCCATCTTCATCGCCGCCTGCACTTCCCAGTCGGCCAAGACCGCTTTCCATCCGTGTCGTATGCCACCACCTGGCCCCATGTAGGTAACATCCTCACGATGTGACCAGACCGCCTTCATCGGCTCCAGCTCACCGACAAACAGCTGATTAAGTGCCGCATAGAAACCCTGCGCCGCCTCCCGCACGGCCTCTCGCTCGTTGTCAGCCGCATCGACTCGGCCCTCAGTTATCAGACCGCTCACAACCATGACCGCTACTGCCAGACCTACAATCTGCTTCTTCATCTCTTATAAATCCCTCTTAGGTTGAATTCAGCAACCAATAGGTAACCATTTAGAACATCTCATCGTTCTGCCTGGACCCTCAGCAAACTATTGAGTTCACCAACGATCAACTTTCACCTGCACGGATAAACCTCTCGTCTCAAGCGCATCAATAATCCTCTTCGTCCGTCCACATCTCCGGCTTGAAGTGCACTACCCGGTTACGCCCCTGCTCTTTCGCCTTATAGAGGGCGACATCGGCGTATTTAACCGCCTGCCAGAAGGTCTCGCTATCATCGGGGAAACTGGAGACACCGATTGAGATGGTCTTCTGCAGTACGTTACCCGGCAACTGCACCTTCAGCTCCTCTACGGCGGCACGAATCTTCTCTGCCACCTCATCTGCCTTCTCCCCTGCCGTCTCCTGCAGCAGGATCATGAACTCTTCACCGCCGTAACGAATCACTAGATCAGCCGCTCGCACGACCTTCTTCATCACCTTTGAAATCTCTTTAAGCACGGTATCACCGGCATCATGACCGTAGGTGTCGTTGACCTTCTTAAAGTAGTCGAGATCAAGCATTAGTATCGAGATATCGGAATCACGGCGAGCATTACTGGAGACCAGCGTCTCCACATACTCCTCGAGGAAGCGGCGGTTGTGCAGTCCGGTCATCGCATCGCGCATGGTCGACTCGCGCAACGTATCCATCAGGCGCTTAGCCTCGATAACCGGTGCCGCTTCACGCAGATAGACATTGATCATCGGCACCAGTTGCTGATAGTCGGCACCGGCCTCTTGATCGATCACCATCTGCACCACACTACCGACCGTGCCCGACTGAATGACGGGAATACAGATATGCTCCAGATTCTCGTTCCCCTCCCCAGGATGGAAGGCGTTACAGATCTGTGGTGAACCGATTGAGTCGATGGTGTGGCCGGTGCGGCGAGCACGACAGGTCTCGGAGCGGATCAGAATCTGGGGATCACACCAGCGACAATCCATGCTCTCATCGCTATCGACACTGACGGTGTACATGCGGTTTTTACTCGCCGCGACCTCATAGATCGAGAAGCGCTCCAGATAGAAGCTCTCCTGCAGCACCCGCACCAGCCGCTGGTAGACCTCGGCCTTACTCTCATCCTCTTCGATCGCCTGTTTAAACTGTGCGGCGGCCACCAGCCCATCGACCATCATGGTGGTATTGGTGAGCATATTTTCATTACCGGAGGGTTTGCAGCGAATCAGCTGTGCAACGTTCGATGACCGCCATGGATAGCGAAGCGAGGGCGGTTAGTCCGCGATAGTCGACGCCGTCTCGCATATTCGTAGTTGAGAGCGCGAGCGACGACGAAGAAGATGCAGCAGCGGCTTTATGTCGGCGTAGAGTCACTGAGGGAGTTGTGTAGAGCCGCGAAGAGGTGATTACGCAACGTACGCAGGACGTCGGGCGCCGCAGGCATAAACGGTCGCGTGAAGTATTTGCCGCTTGCTTGGGCTTGGATGCCCAAAACAAACTTTCGCAAAATAGCGACTCCCGGGTCTCGGATCTCGCCCAGACCCGCATCGAGAAAATCGCTCAATTGATTGAAGCGCTCTGCAATGTCCCCGATCTCATCGTTGGTCAGGCATTCAATGCGAGTCGTAAAATCACCTAGAAGCGCCGTATCTACGGCGTGCTGAACATCACTCGCGGTCTTCACCAGCGGACGGGTCATGCGGCGAAACAGCACAATCATCATCACCGCAAACAGCGCCACCGCCACCGACATCGCTGCAACCGTGAGCAATGCACTCTGTTTCAGATGGGCGATTGACATGGTAATGGTGACAGCACCGAGCACCGTGCCCTCCGCCACCTGATGACAGGCGAGACAGTTGGGTTCACCCTTGCCGGTGGCGACAAAAGGGATGGTACTGCGGAAGAGCGGTTCGCCCTCCACGTCTATGAGACCATAGAACGGTTTGCCTGATACGAGCACTCTAGATTCAATCTCATCCTGAGGACGCTCCTCGATTAGACCCTCACCAAACTGACTGGCCACCTCTGGTCCTCGGACCACGCGAGCACCGCTCAGTCCGTTAGCCGTTGAGATCCGGCTCAGTAGCTGTTTACGCTTATCAATCACACCGTTAACCATCATTTCGGTCAGACCGACGCGCACCATCTCAGCAGCCGTCTTGGCGTGCTCTTCGGCCGAGATAATCGAGAACTGGCGAAAGGAGAGCAGGCTCACGGCGATCAGCACTACCAGCATGATCAGCATCAAACCGCTCGAGAAGAGTGTTGTTTTGGTATTAAGCTTCATGTCGTCCCAGATATCGTCCCTAAAAAAGCCAACCGATAGTAAGGTATTTAATTCCCTATTCAAAGTGACGTCACGTGACATTTGCGCCACCTCTGCCACCCACTCAGCCTTGTGACATGACAGAGTTCAAGACTACGAATCACCCCCTATAATTTTGAGAACCCGTGCTATAGCAATCCTCCAACTGATCATTACAATGGGGCACGACAAGACGCACTATATAGGCGCAGCAGAAAGACCTTTACATGACCCCCACAGCAGAAACCAGAGACAGCGAGCCTCTCTTTGAGGCTCACGCATTAGAGTGCACACGCGATGACCGCGTGCTCTTCTCCGATCTCGATTTCACCCTGAAATCCGGACAGGCGATGCTGATCGAAGGGCCCAACGGCTCCGGCAAGACCACCCTGCTGCGTACCCTCTGCGGCCTGATCTCACCCTCCAATGGCGAAATCCACTGGTGCGGGGAGTCGATTCGATCGCTTGCCGAGGAGTACACCCGCGAGGTGACCTACATCGGTCACCATGCGGGCATTAAAGAGGATCTGACCGGAATCGAAAACCTGCGCATCAGCTGCGTACTGGATGGGTTCGAGATCAGCGAGAAGCAGGCGTGGGATACGCTGGAGAAGATGGGACTGGCGGGCCATGAGGATCTGCCCACCAAGGTGCTCTCTGCTGGTCAGAAAAGACGTGTTGCACTGGCACGTCTGCTAGTAACCGAGGCGAAGCTGTGGATTCTTGATGAGCCCTTCACTGCCCTCGACAAGGCGGCGGTCGCCTTCCTGCTCGATGTGATCCGCAAACATGTCGATGGCGGTGGCATCGTGATGCTCACCACTCACCAGGATGTGGAGATGATTTCCGACGACGTTAAGCGCCTGCTACTGAAAAAACGGGGGCGCAACTGATGTTTGAAGCGCTACTGTGGATCATCCGTCGCGACCTGACCCTGGCGATGCGTCGCCGCTCCGACATCTTCACCACCCTCTTCTTCTTTGTCATCGTCGTCAGCCTCTTCCCACTCGGTATCGGCCCGGAGATGGATACGCTACGACTGATTGCCCCCGGCATCGTCTGGGTCGCAGCGCTACTCGCCTCGATGCTGGCGCTGGAGCGACTCTTTGCCGCCGACCACGCCGACGGCACCCTGGAGCAGATGCTGCTCACCCCACAACCCGTCTTTATGCTGGTCTTTGGCAAGGTGATCGCCCACTGGCTGGTAACCGGACTGCCACTGGTGATCATGGCACCGGTACTGGGTCTGCAGTACGACCTCAGCGTCGACGCACTCGGCGTGCTGGTACTGACTCTGCTGCTCGGCACCCCGGCACTGAGCGCGATTGGTGCAATCGGCGCGGCACTCACTCTGGGGCTGCGCGGTGGCGGTGTACTGGTCTCGCTGCTGGTTCTCCCTCTTTATATACCGGTACTGATCTTCGGTGCCGGCGCGGTCGAGGCACACGCCTCAGGACTGGGCGGTGCAGGACACCTTTATATGCTGGGCGCCTTTGGCGTGGTGGCATTTTTCTTCTCACCACTGGCAACGGCTGCGGCCCTGCGAGTATCCATTGAGTGAACATGGTTGGCGATCGAGCCACGCACCGTTAGGATGCTGGGTTGACGATAAGGGACAGACTAAACAACGATGAGCACAAAACTTCTTAACTGGTTCAAATTCTCCTCGCCCACCACCTTCTACCCGCTGGCGGGTCGACTCGCCCCCTGGTTTACCGGGTTGGCCGTGATACTGCTTGCCGTCGGTCTCTACATGAGCTTCTTTATCGCACCCACCGACTACAAACAGGGTGAGGGTTATCGCATCATCTTTATTCACGTGCCCGCCGCCTGGATGTCGATGTTTATCTATCTGATCATGGCTGGCTGGGCGGCGATGGGACTGGTCTTCAACACCCGTCTCTCCGGCATGATGACCAGCGCTCTGGCACCCACTGGCGCCATGTTCACCTTCGTTGCCCTCTGGACCGGTGCCTTCTGGGGCAAGCCGATGTGGGGCGCCTGGTGGGTCTGGGATGCTCGACTCACCTCGGAGCTGATCCTGCTGTTCCTCTATATCGGCTTCATCGCCCTGCAGTCATCGATCGACGATGCCCGTCGCGCCGACAAGGCGGGGGCGATCCTGGTGCTGGTGGGGGTGATCAACATCCCGATCATCTACTTCTCGGTGAAGTGGTGGAACACCCTGCATCAGGGCGCATCGATCAATATGGAGGGCTCCTCAATGGGCTCTACCATGCTGATTACGATGCTGATCATGGCACTCGGTTGCTGGATGTACTCCATCGCCGTCGCACTCTACCGTGTGCGCAGCATCATCCTTGAGCGTGAGCGCAACACCACCTGGGTGCAGGAGCTGGAGGAGATCAAATCATGAACAGTGTGAGTGAATTCTTCGCCATGGGCGGTTACGCCCTCTACGTCTGGGGCTCCTTCGGGGTGACCGCAGTTTTAATGATTATTGAACCTTTACTGGTCAAGAAGCGTCGAACCGATGTGCTGAAGCGCGTCTCGCGCATCGCACGTCTCAACGCAGCCGAGGAGAAGGAGTCCGCATAGGGACTTCCCAATCACAACTATTTAGATCTGGTGGAAAACTGAATGAAAGCAAGACATAAACGATTGGGCCTGATTGTCGCTGGCCTGGGTGTACTGGCGGTCGCCGCCGTACTGGTTTTCAACGCGCTGGGCAATAACCTCTCCTACTTCTTCTCGCCTACTGAGGTGGCCAACGGCGAGGCGCCTAAAGATCATGTCTTCCGTCTTGGCGGTCTGGTCAAACCGGGCAGCGTGGTACGCGGTAAGAGCCTCACCGTCACCTTTGTCGTCACCGATAACGCCAAGGAGATGCCCGTCGCCTACACCGGCATCCTGCCCGATCTGTTCATGGAGGGTCAGGGCGTGATTACCCAGGGCCGTCTGGGTGCCGACGGCACCTTCGTTGCCGATGAGGTACTGGCCAAGCACGATGAGAACTATATGCCACCCGAGGTCGCTGAGGCATTGGAAAAGGCACATAACGAGGGCGTTGCTGGCGCCGCTGCAACGGAGGCCGCCAAGTGATCCCTGAGCTTGGGCACTACGCCCTGACCCTGGCCCTGGCCCTGGCAATAGTACAGTCGTTCGTACCTTTGGTCGGCAGTTTCCGTGGCAACAGCAGCTGGATGGCGGTAGCCCGCCCCTCCGCCTACGGCCAGTTCTTCTTCATGATGGTCGCCTTCCTCTGTCTCGCCTACAGCTTCATCATGAACGACTTCTCGGTCGGTTATGTGGCACACAACTCCAACACCGCGCTGCCAACCATCTACCGCATCTCGGCCGTATGGGGCGCGCATGAGGGTTCACTGCTGCTCTGGGCGCTGATGCTCAGTGGCTGGGGTGCAGCAGTCGCACTGTTTAGCCGTGGCCTACCGAGTGATGTAGTGGCCCGCGTACTGGGCGTGCTCGCCTTCGTCGCCATCGGCTTCCTGCTCTTCATGCTGCTCACCTCCAACCCCTTCGAGCGTCTGCTGCCAATCCCAGCCGATGGTCGCGACCTCAACCCGCTGCTGCAGGATTTCGGCCTGGTTATCCACCCACCGCTGCTCTACATGGGTTATGTCGGTTTTGCCGTCGCCTTCGCCTTTGCGATTGCCGCACTGCTCGGTGGACGTCTCGACGCCGCCTGGGCTCGCTGGTCACGCCCCTGGACCCTGATCGCCTGGGCCTTCCTTACCCTCGGTATCACGCTGGGTAGCTGGTGGGCCTACTACGAACTCGGCTGGGGTGGCTGGTGGTTCTGGGATCCGGTCGAAAACGCCTCCTTCATGCCGTGGCTGGTCGGTACTGCGCTGGTCCATTCACTGATCGTCTCGGAGAAGCGCGGTGCTTTTAAGAATTGGACCGTGCTGCTGGCGATCTTCGCCTTCTCGCTCAGTCTACTCGGCACCTTCCTGGTCCGTTCCGGTGTACTGACCTCGGTACACGCCTTCGCCACCGACCCGGCACGCGGCGTCTTCATTCTCATGTTCCTCGTCATTGTGGTCGGCAGCTCGCTGGTGCTCTACGCCGTGCGCGCGCCACAGGTTAAAAGCACCGGCAGCTTCAAGCTGGTCTCGCGTGAAGCGTTCATGCTGATCAACAACGTGCTGCTGCTGGTCACCGCTGGTGTCATCCTGCTTGGCACCCTCTACCCGCTGATCATCGATGCACTCGGCCTCGGCAAGCTCTCGGTGGGACCTCCCTACTTCAACAGCGTCTTCCTACCACTCACCGCACCGCTCGCCTTTATGATCGGTATCGGCCCGCTATCGCGCTGGAAACAGCAATCTGTACCCGTCCTTGTTCACCAGCTGCGCTGGCTACTCGCCACCGCCGTGCTGCTGGCAGTGGTTCTGGTCGCGGTCTTCTACAGCGATTACGCACCGTCGGTCATTCTGGGTGTCACGCTGGCTATCTGGATTGCTCTCACCTCTGCCAGGGAGATGCAGCACGCCACGCGCAACAAGCAGGGGCTATTCACGCGCCTCGCCTCGCTCTCACGCTCCCACTACGGCATGACCTTCGCCCACCTCGGCGTGGCGATTTTTGTCGTCGGCGTCACCCTCACCAGCACCTACAGCGTCGAGCGCGACGTGAAGATGATGGCTGGCGACAGCATCACCGAAAATGAGTACACCTTTACCTTTGTCGGCGTCAAAGAGTCTCAGGGCCCCAATTACATCGCCAACACCGGTGAGGTTCGGGTCAGTTACGACGGTGAAGAGGTCGCGGTACTGCGTCCCGAGAAGCGCGTCTACACCGTACAACGGATGCCGATGACCGAGGCGGCCATCGATCCGGGGCTGTTCCGCGATCTCTACGTTGCACTCGGTGAACCGCTCGACGATGGCGCCTGGGCGGTACGTGTCTACCACAAACCGTTTGTACGCTGGCTCTGGCTTGGTGGTCTCTTCATGGCCTTTGGTGGACTGCTCGCAGCAAGTGACCGCCGCTACCGCTCTAAGAAGAATAAAACTGTGGAGGCGAACTCCTGATGGCCCGTTTTCTGATCCCATTAGTTATCTTCATCATGATGGCGGTACTTTTCCTAGTTGGATTGGGCAAAGACCCAAGAGATATTCCCTCTGCGCTGAAAGACAAACCAATGCCTGCCTTTGATCTTCCTAGAGTTAAGCAGCCTAACTTGCGCTTATCTGATTCGGATCTTTCAAAAAGGTTTCACTTGTTAACTTCTGGGCCTCATGGTGCCCTGCCTGTAAACAAGAGCACCACTTCCTTGTTGAGTTATCCAATAAGAAAGTCCCCATTTTCAGCATCAACTACAAAGACAAACAGGTAGATGCTGTTAATTGGCTAAACCGTTTGGGTGATCCCTACATAGCCAGTGGCTTTGATGAAAAGGGCGATGTCGGAATAGATTGGGGAATCATCGCTGTACCAGAAACCTTTATCGTCGACAGCAAAGGAACTATTCGTTACAAACACACCGGCGCAGTCACCCCAGAAGTCTGGAAAGAGATCCTCCAACCGCTTATGTTGCAGCTGGAGAAGGAATCATGATCACACGACTAGCTATCTACGCTCTGTTAATTTCGCTCTCCCATTGCACGCAGCAATTAATAGTTATGAGTTCAACTCCCCGAGGAGGAACAGACCTTCAAGGAGCTGAGTTCGGAACTGCGCTGCCTGGTCTGCCAGAACCAGAATCTGGAAGACTCCAACGCCGAGCTGGCACAGGATCTGCGAGACAAGGTCTACAAGATGGTGCAGCGAGGTGACAGCAAGAGCCAGATCACCGACTACATGGTCGAGCGATATGGCGACTTTGTTCTCTACCGCCCACCGGTTAAACCAAGCACCTACATTCTCTGGTTCAGCCCACTGGTTTTGATCGCAGTTGGGCTTTTCATGCTGATCCGTTTCATTCGTCGTCGCACCGCTACAGCCGACGCCCCGCTCAGCAATGAAGAGCGTGAGCGACTCCAGGACATCCTTAAAGAGAAAGATTCATGATCACCTTCTGGTTACTTATCGC harbors:
- a CDS encoding HD-GYP domain-containing protein; translation: MKLVPQAKIVAIYVIVGSLWIYFSDMVIGNIFGSAESITAAQSIKGWAFIAVTGAMLFYLINRAVDALTKAKNEVVESYEQTMQGWVQVMDLRHKETKDHTERVTRMTVRFARLAGITDEKALKHIERGTMLHDVGKIGIPDAILIKPGKLNEEEWTHMKLHPSIAHDLLSKIKFLENSLDEPPQFNGYF
- a CDS encoding ABC transporter permease yields the protein MEEAALSLKATRLEAIWYVTIPFLRPAIIGAFVVAFILSFSNINTTIFLIGSDPTLPIDLYSRIRFSSTPVLNAVSLLVVLTISGLAIINFFTNRSNN
- a CDS encoding ABC transporter permease yields the protein MDAQNKLSQNSDSRNNYIEFFTQKIYWLTFVKTATYSIVVTLLAFIVAFPVAFYLTKVASKRSASFLMLLLLIPLWVGELVTVYGWMVLLGDHGVINHLLMTIGVINTPLNLLYTDFSMVVGLLYMSVLFMVIPIMSTLETLDDSLIEAACDLGATKWAIFTR
- a CDS encoding YybH family protein codes for the protein MKKQIVGLAVAVMVVSGLITEGRVDAADNEREAVREAAQGFYAALNQLFVGELEPMKAVWSHREDVTYMGPGGGIRHGWKAVLADWEVQAAMKMGGTVERSDMRITIGTNLAVVTDYEIGKNLTADGKPMEVKIRATNVFRKEDGQWKMIGHHTDLLPSLVK
- a CDS encoding GGDEF domain-containing protein, translated to MLTNTTMMVDGLVAAAQFKQAIEEDESKAEVYQRLVRVLQESFYLERFSIYEVAASKNRMYTVSVDSDESMDCRWCDPQILIRSETCRARRTGHTIDSIGSPQICNAFHPGEGNENLEHICIPVIQSGTVGSVVQMVIDQEAGADYQQLVPMINVYLREAAPVIEAKRLMDTLRESTMRDAMTGLHNRRFLEEYVETLVSSNARRDSDISILMLDLDYFKKVNDTYGHDAGDTVLKEISKVMKKVVRAADLVIRYGGEEFMILLQETAGEKADEVAEKIRAAVEELKVQLPGNVLQKTISIGVSSFPDDSETFWQAVKYADVALYKAKEQGRNRVVHFKPEMWTDEEDY
- a CDS encoding HAMP domain-containing protein; this translates as MKLNTKTTLFSSGLMLIMLVVLIAVSLLSFRQFSIISAEEHAKTAAEMVRVGLTEMMVNGVIDKRKQLLSRISTANGLSGARVVRGPEVASQFGEGLIEERPQDEIESRVLVSGKPFYGLIDVEGEPLFRSTIPFVATGKGEPNCLACHQVAEGTVLGAVTITMSIAHLKQSALLTVAAMSVAVALFAVMMIVLFRRMTRPLVKTASDVQHAVDTALLGDFTTRIECLTNDEIGDIAERFNQLSDFLDAGLGEIRDPGVAILRKFVLGIQAQASGKYFTRPFMPAAPDVLRTLRNHLFAALHNSLSDSTPT
- the ccmA gene encoding cytochrome c biogenesis heme-transporting ATPase CcmA, coding for MTPTAETRDSEPLFEAHALECTRDDRVLFSDLDFTLKSGQAMLIEGPNGSGKTTLLRTLCGLISPSNGEIHWCGESIRSLAEEYTREVTYIGHHAGIKEDLTGIENLRISCVLDGFEISEKQAWDTLEKMGLAGHEDLPTKVLSAGQKRRVALARLLVTEAKLWILDEPFTALDKAAVAFLLDVIRKHVDGGGIVMLTTHQDVEMISDDVKRLLLKKRGRN
- the ccmB gene encoding heme exporter protein CcmB, which produces MFEALLWIIRRDLTLAMRRRSDIFTTLFFFVIVVSLFPLGIGPEMDTLRLIAPGIVWVAALLASMLALERLFAADHADGTLEQMLLTPQPVFMLVFGKVIAHWLVTGLPLVIMAPVLGLQYDLSVDALGVLVLTLLLGTPALSAIGAIGAALTLGLRGGGVLVSLLVLPLYIPVLIFGAGAVEAHASGLGGAGHLYMLGAFGVVAFFFSPLATAAALRVSIE